One part of the Clostridium thermosuccinogenes genome encodes these proteins:
- a CDS encoding alpha/beta fold hydrolase, giving the protein MTNSFAFKTMEGRNAVYKIYDTFLGSMRIPNEQIYVDTRFGKAFVIAAGKKDAPALVLLHGSGFNSVMWIEDMEKYSQYYRVYAVDLQGEPGKSDGKQLPFEGSDFDNWLLDVFMGLSIQKASIVGISLGAWLALKFSIANPQRVNKLVLLCPAGISALKASFAYVSLFYLLSGEKGIERLYRKVNGGKPIPQVIMDYQKLIGKHFNFRREKIPLFTDAELSRVTMPSLLFVGRKDIMFHSMKIAQRYKKLVPNAKVTVLQDKGHTLVGLKDEILEFLLHEGSTAKL; this is encoded by the coding sequence ATGACAAATTCATTTGCTTTTAAAACAATGGAAGGCCGGAATGCCGTATACAAAATATATGACACTTTTCTTGGCAGCATGCGGATTCCCAATGAGCAAATCTACGTTGACACGCGCTTTGGAAAGGCTTTTGTTATAGCGGCAGGCAAAAAAGATGCCCCTGCTTTGGTACTGCTTCACGGAAGCGGTTTTAACTCAGTCATGTGGATTGAGGATATGGAAAAGTACTCCCAATATTACAGAGTATATGCTGTTGATCTGCAAGGTGAGCCTGGCAAAAGCGATGGTAAACAACTGCCTTTTGAAGGCTCTGATTTTGACAATTGGCTTCTCGATGTATTTATGGGACTTTCCATCCAAAAAGCCAGTATAGTTGGAATTTCCTTAGGGGCTTGGCTTGCGCTGAAGTTTTCAATTGCCAACCCCCAAAGGGTTAATAAGCTTGTTCTGTTATGCCCGGCTGGCATTAGCGCTCTAAAAGCTTCATTTGCGTATGTATCTCTATTCTACTTGCTGTCGGGCGAAAAGGGTATTGAGAGGCTGTATCGTAAAGTGAATGGAGGAAAACCCATACCCCAGGTCATAATGGATTATCAAAAACTGATTGGTAAACACTTCAATTTCAGACGAGAGAAAATACCGCTTTTTACAGATGCCGAGCTGTCGCGAGTGACCATGCCGTCCCTTTTATTCGTAGGGCGAAAAGACATAATGTTTCACTCTATGAAGATTGCGCAACGCTATAAGAAGCTCGTGCCTAATGCAAAAGTTACAGTTTTGCAGGACAAAGGCCATACGCTTGTAGGCCTGAAAGATGAAATATTAGAATTTTTGCTGCATGAAGGCAGCACTGCCAAATTATAA